In the Candidatus Izemoplasmatales bacterium genome, GAACCACTTGCATCCGAAGACCACGATGAGACCGATCGCGCCGCCGATGCCGAGCGACATGACGATTTCCCAGATCGGTTCGAGAATCTGCAGGATGATCGGAGTCGACGTGCCGGTGCGCGAAAGGGCGTTCGCGATCGCGACGAAGATGCCGAAGAACATGATCGCCGTGCCGTCGTCGAGCGCGACGACGCTCATCAGCGTTTCGGTGAGCGGGCCTTTGGCCTTGTACTGGCGGACGACCATGAGCGTCGCCGCCGGCGCCGTCGCCGCGGCGATCGCGGCAAGCACGAGCGCAAAGCGCATGTGGAAGTTGTCGAGTTTGCCGGCAATCCAGAAATACAGGACGAGCCCGCCGAGGACGAACAGGATCGCGAACAGCGACTCGAGCGTGGCGATGATGATCGGCCCGGGGCCGACGCGTTTGAAATAGGACACCTTCAACTCGTTGCCGATCGAGAAGGCGATGAACCCGAGCGCCACGTTCGACACGATGCCGAGCGCGTCGATCGCTTCCTGCGAGATCAGTCCGTCCCCGAAGACGAGTCCGAACAGACTCGGTCCGAGGATCAGCCCGCCGACGAGATATCCGGTGACGTTCGGCATCCGGAGCGCCTTCGCGATCTTGCCGAAAAGCAGTCCCACGATCAAAACGATCGCGACGAAAAAGAGTACTTTCAAATCCATGTCACATCACGCTTCCTTACTTCTTGTAGCCTTTGACGGATTCGATAGGCAGAACGAAATAGATGCCCGAATTCGGTTTCGACAGGTCGCCGACGACCTTGTC is a window encoding:
- a CDS encoding cation:proton antiporter; protein product: MDLKVLFFVAIVLIVGLLFGKIAKALRMPNVTGYLVGGLILGPSLFGLVFGDGLISQEAIDALGIVSNVALGFIAFSIGNELKVSYFKRVGPGPIIIATLESLFAILFVLGGLVLYFWIAGKLDNFHMRFALVLAAIAAATAPAATLMVVRQYKAKGPLTETLMSVVALDDGTAIMFFGIFVAIANALSRTGTSTPIILQILEPIWEIVMSLGIGGAIGLIVVFGCKWFTGRGNRISLVVAAVFMTVYLADLAGGSPLLACMAMGGVFANLSPVYETVNGLIYFVTPPIFIMFFVLNGADLNLSVLSQIGIIGVIYVLLRVAGKIFGAWFGAKISKSPPVVSKLLGYALVPQAGVAIGLSLVAVQILDAETAAMIRAIILCATLIYELVGPFITKITLKKAGEITKES